In Pectinophora gossypiella chromosome 1, ilPecGoss1.1, whole genome shotgun sequence, one genomic interval encodes:
- the LOC126366185 gene encoding transcription factor MafA-like, with translation MVEHALVDCSQASAMQTLPPPPPHAHRDDEEDHLADEYVQNFELDHLEDHQQLNVKREPLRAGWHEITEAPPACARACRPWPDAGPYPQPHVAVAVDPSTPPETPPAVIGRSPCRAAFVDDVLWLPNMREPLDMRTVPCGAFEEWDRREWREQEHHHNMQQVALRPASSCSGLSPRTSHHQSYQPSSCGDDLLSDEQLMTLSVRELNKRLHGFPREDVTRLKQKRRTLKNRGYAQNCRSKRLQQRQELEMTNRSLQNDLHKMQLQLARVTHECDVLKQRLALVGREHVVPNHAPPTPHSSPEFFSEL, from the coding sequence ATGGTGGAGCACGCGCTCGTCGACTGCTCCCAGGCGAGCGCCATGCAGaccctgccgccgccgccgccgcacgcgcaccGTGACGACGAGGAGGACCACCTCGCCGATGAATACGTGCAGAACTTTGAACTCGACCACCTCGAAGACCACCAGCAACTCAATGTCAAACGCGAGCCTCTTCGCGCGGGATGGCACGAGATAACCGAGGCCCCGccggcctgcgcccgcgcctgtCGGCCGTGGCCGGATGCGGGACCCTACCCGCAGCCGCACGTCGCCGTCGCCGTGGACCCCAGCACTCCTCCGGAGACACCCCCGGCGGTCATCGGCCGCAGCCCCTGCCGCGCCGCCTTCGTCGACGACGTGCTTTGGTTGCCTAACATGCGGGAACCACTCGACATGCGCACCGTCCCTTGCGGGGCATTCGAGGAATGGGATCGTCGCGAGTGGCGCGAACAGGAACACCACCACAACATGCAACAAGTCGCCCTCCGCCCGGCGAGCTCGTGCTCCGGGCTCTCACCCCGGACCAGCCACCACCAGTCATATCAGCCATCTTCGTGTGGGGACGATCTCCTAAGCGACGAACAGCTGATGACTCTGAGCGTGAGGGAATTGAACAAACGCCTGCACGGGTTCCCGCGGGAGGATGTCACTCGGCTAAAGCAAAAGCGGCGCACGCTGAAGAACCGTGGATACGCGCAGAACTGCCGAAGCAAGCGACTGCAGCAGCggcaggagctcgagatgacgAACCGGTCGCTGCAGAACGACCTGCACAAGATGCAGCTGCAGCTGGCGCGCGTGACGCACGAGTGCGACGTGCTGAAGCAGCGGCTGGCGCTGGTAGGGCGCGAGCACGTCGTGCCCAACCACGCACCGCCCACGCCGCACTCCTCACCGGAGTTCTTCTCGGAGCTCTGA